The Paenibacillus dendritiformis region GAAACGCTGGTTTGAATTGTTCCGATACGCTCATCAGTTTCTCACCTTTCTATTCCTCGAACTCCGCAAAATCCACATTCTCCACGATCCAGCGCTTGCGTGGCTCCACCTTGTCGCCCATCAGCGTCGACACTCTGCGCTCCGCCTTGGCTGCATCCTCGATGCGAACCTGCAGCAGCGTGCGGGTCTCCGGATCCATGGTCGTCTCCCAGAGCTGCTCCGGATTCATTTCCCCGAGCCCTTTGTACCGCTGAATCTCGGCGCTCGATCCGAGCTGCTTCATATAGTTGCTTAACTGCTCATCGGACCAAGCGTAGCGTACCGACACATGCTTCCCTTTTTTATGCGTAATTTTATATAAAGGAGGCTGCGCAATATACACTTTGCCTTGATCGATCAGCGGCTTCATATAGCGGTAGAAGAACGTCAGCAGCAGTACCTGAATGTGCGCGCCGTCGGTGTCGGCATCGGTCATGATGATGATCTTGGCGTAGTTGCTTTCTTCCGCCTCGAATTCCGTGCCGACGCCCGCTCCGATCGCGTGAATGATCGTGCGGTACTCGTCGTTCTTCAAGATGTCCGCCAGCTTGGCTTTTTCCGGATTCAACGGCTTGCCCTTCAGCGGCAATATCGCTTGGAAGCGCGAATCCCTTCCCTGCTTCGCCGATCCGCCCGCCGAGTCCCCTTCGACGATGAAGAGCTCATTGCGCGTATAATCCTTCGACTGGGCCGGCGTCAGCTTCCCGTTCAGGTTCGAGCTCTCGCTTCGCTTCTTGCCGCTGCGCACCTCTTCTCTCGCCTTGCGCGCCGCCTCGCGCGCCTTGGAAGCCTGGAGCGCCTTCTTGACGAGCATTTGGGCGACTTGCGGATTTTCCTCCAGGAAAATGCTCATATGCTCGGACACGACCGTATCGACCGCGCTGCGCGCAGACGCGCTGCCCAGTTGATCCTTCGTCTGTCCGACGAACTCGACATCGGACATTTTCACGTTGATGACGGCCATCATGCCTTCGCGCAGGTCGTTGCCGTCGAGATTTTTGTCCTTCTCCTTCAGCAGGTTATTCTTGCGGGCATATTCATTCATCACGCGCGTGTAAGCGGTCTTGAAGCCCGTCTCGTGCGTGCCGCCGCCGCGTGTCGGAATCGAGTTGACGAACGAAGCGATCGTCTCCGTATAGCCATCATTGTACTGGAGTGCGACCTCCACTTCCGTCTCGTCCTTCTCGGCCGCGAAATGAACGACTTCATTCAGCACGCTCTTGCCTTCATTCAAAAAGCGGACAAATTCGCTTGCCCCGCCTTCATAGCAGAAGGTGTCCTCCTTGCCGGTCCGTTCATCCTTCAGAATGACCTTCAAGCCTGAATTGAGGAAGGCGATCTCCTGCAGCCGCTCCGCCAGATTGTCATAGCTCAAATGAATGTTGCCATGGAACACTTTCGCATCCGGCTTGAAGGTCACCTTCGTGCCGGTCTTGTTCGTATTCCCGATAATCTCGAGACCGGTCACCGGTTCCCCGACATGCTCCGTCCCGTTCTCATCCGTCCACGATTCGAAGCGCTGTCTGTGAATATGCCCGTCCCGGTAAATCTCGACCACGAGCCACTCCGAGAGCGCGTTCGTCACCGAAGCGCCGACCCCGTGCAAGCCGCCTGATTTCTTATAGCCCGCGCCGCCGAACTTGCCGCCCGCGTGCAGCACCGTATAGACGACCTGCGGCGTCGGAACGCCTGTCTTATGCATGCCTGTCGGAATGCCGCGCCCGTTGTCACGGACCGTCACCGACTGATCCTTATGAATCGTTACATCGATCTGGGAGCAAAACTTGGCCAAATGCTCGTCCACGGCATTATCCACGATCTCCCATACCAGATGATGCAGACCCGAGGAACTCGTACTGCCTATGTACATGCCCGGCCGCTTGCGAACTGCGACAAGCCCTTCCAGGACCTGTATATCGTCCGCTCCATATTCCCCGTTCCGGTTCTCCGATGCTCCCTCGTTGCCCGGCAGCTGTTTGAACAAATCGATTTGCTCGACCATTCCAGCTCCTCCTTCAATCCTTCATTCAAATGTATCTGTTCATAATCAAAAGAAAATCTGTCGCACCCGTAGGAAAGGAGAACACTCCCACCATGTATATCGTCCGGATGCAAACAGATGTTTCGCATTCTTGATAAGTTTGTCCGAAAATCTTTAACGAACAAGGAAAACAAGTACTTGTATATTCTAATTCAATATATCCTGTTTCGTAAAGACACGGAATGCGACAATCAATCCGGCAGCCCCCCATACCGTTAAAACGGCGAGGGAGAACGGCAGCGTCATCCCTTCCACGGGAGCCGGCGTTCCCGCCAAATAATCCGTCAGCTTCAGGTTGATCATAAATAAATATTTCGCTGTCGGCCAGGAAGAGGCCATGTTGTATAGAATCGACCCGGCGATCAAGGTCGCCATCAGCGTCACGATGCTGGCTGCCGTACTGCGGACCAGCACCGATATCATGAAGCCGAGCGCGGCGACGACAAGGCTCGAGAACCAGACAAGCCCGAGTTGCATCAGCAGGTAGAGCCAGGAAGGCACTGTATGCACTGCCTCGAAATTGACATCCGTTCCGGTCAAGGAGAAGCCGGTAAAGATCGGATAGGTCCAGCCGCCGTAACCGAAGACAAGCCCGGAGATAAGATACGACAGCAGCGCTGTCAGTAATACGATGATTCCGGTGAACATCATGAGCACAATCCATTTGCTGAGCAGCACCTTCCAGCGCCGGATCGGCCGGGTCAGCAGCATCTTGATCGTGCCCGTCGAACGCTCCGAGGACACGATATCGCTCGCGATCGCCATGACGAGCAGCGGAATGAACAGCGTAACGGCATTATCCAAAAAGGTGCGCGTAAAGGTAACCCCGTTCGGATCGCTCGGATTGATATCGTGATCGAGATTATATTGAAGCTGCTGCAGTACGATGCGCCGATACTTCTTCCATTCCTCCGGAACCCGGTCGCTGCCGAGCGAGTTCTGGATGTCCGTAATCCGCTGCTGCAGCTCCAGACGCCAGTCTTGCTTGAATTTTTCGCGGTTGTTGTCCGCGATTTTCATTTGCGCGTAGGTGAAGACCGGAATAATAATGATGAGGATAAGCAGGATGACATAAAAGCGGTTTTTCCTCAACACTTTGATCGTCTCGTTCTGAATCAAAGGCAACAGGCTACTCAATGCGCTCCCCCTCCGTTATCTCCAAAAATAGCTGTTCCAGGGTCGGCATGATGCGTTGGATTCCTTCCACCTCGATGCCCGCATCCAGCAAGCTTCGATTCAGCCCCGCAATCCGTTCCGGAGCCGTCTCCGTCAAAATCGCGTCCTCCGGCAGCCCGACGAGCGCCGCGGCGTCGATGACGCCCTCTTCCCGGCTGTAGAACCGGACCGCGCCGCTGCGTTCCAGTATCTCCCTCGCCTTGGCTGCCGGCTGCGCCTGCCAGATGACGAATTGATTCCTTCCGGTGAGCAGCCGTTCGACATCATCGACAGCCAGCACCTTCCCGCGGCTAATAATCGCGACGCGATCGCACATCAGCTGAATCTCGCTCAGCAGATGGCTGGAGACGAACACGGCCATGCCGCTGTCGGCCAGCTCGCGAATGAAGGCCCGTAGCTCCTTGATGCCGAGCGGGTCCAGCCCGTTCGTCGGCTCATCCAGAATAAGGAGCTTCGGCCGCCCAAGCAGCGCCTGCGCGATGCCGAGACGCTGCCTCATGCCGAGAGAATAGGTCTTGACCCGATCATGGATCCGGTTAGACAGGCCAACGATGTCGACGACCTCCTGAATTCGTTCGGGTCCCAGCTCCGGCATCATGCGGGCGAAATGTTCTAAATTTTCCCATCCGGTCAAAAAGTTATACATCTCCGGGTTCTCGACAATGGATCCGACATAGCGCAAGGCCCGCTCCGGCTCGCGGTTCACATCGAATCCGCACACTTGAATGCGCCCGGATGTCGGCTTAATGAGATCGACCAGCATGCGAATCGTCGTCGTCTTGCCCGACCCGTTCGGGCCGAGGAAACCGAATATTTCCCCCGCCCGCACCTCGAGAGTGACATCGTTAATGATTGACTTGCGGCCGATCCGCTTCACGACCTGCTGCACCGACAGGACGATGGATGAATCCATGCTCATAAGCTTCCTCCTCTCACGCGCTCCTTACCGGATACTCTGGACGATGCGCTCCGCGATCGCCTGATAGCCTTCCCCGTTCGGGTGAAAATGATCCGAAGACAAATAACTTCCGATATTGTGCTGGAACAAGTCGGACGTCGGCACGAGCAGCATGTTCTCGTCCTGGTTGATGAAGCGGAACGCCTCATCATTCCATTTCTGCACGACCATATTCCCGATCTGCCTCATTTCCTTCAGATCCGCGAAGGGATTGTAGAGCCCGACATAGACGATAAGCGCATCCTGATTCCAACGGCGAATGCCCTCCAAAATCCGCTTCAGATCGGCAGTCCCCTTCTCCGTCTTCGCCAGCAGCGCACGCTCATCCATCGCGGATGGGCTCATCTGCTCGCTCTGGGCACTCTGGAACAGATCGTTGCCGCCAATCGTCAGCAGAATGACATTCGCCTTCTTCAGCACATAACCGATGCTCTCCTGCTCAACCCGTTCGGCTAACTGCTCTGCCCTCAACCCGTTGATCCCCATATTATTAAGAAGCGTGACCGGCTTATCCGTACCTTCCTTCAGCAAAGACACCGTCCGGCGAACGTAACCCTCTCCCGTACCATCACCGGTGCCTCTCGTCAGCGAATCGCCCAGCGACGCAATCAGCAGCTCCTTCGATCGGCTCGTCTCCTCCACAGGAGGCAGCTTCATCTCCGGCTTATCCGTGAACGGCACGGACGCCGGCCGCAAAATATCCGCTACCCCAAAGCCAAAACCGATGATCAGCAGAACCGTAGACAAACATCCGAATATAACAATCCAGCTCCATAATTGCGAGATCGGTCTGCGCTGCATATCTATCCTCCCCCAACATCATTGCCCGGGTATCCGGAACTCCCTCTAAAAATGGCCGACTTGTTACGTATACTGCCATGCGACTGACAATACATGCTATATTTTATTAGAATACCTGTTCGCGTAGCGATTTGCAAACGAGCCCCCTTCCGATCTGCAGAAAAAAGCCCCTCTCCGGGGCAGTTTGATTGATGCGCCGCTCTCCGTTCCCGCCTGCCTGCTAGTCTTCCGCTGTTCTTTTCACCATTCTCCCTTTCGCTCAGGATCCTCCCCTCTCCAGGTGTCCTTTGATGCATTCTCCCAACCGGTCAGGACTTCCTACGACTATCCTTTGAGGCATTCTCCCTTCTGGTCAGGACGATCTGTTCTCTTTGACGCGCTCTCCCTTCTAATCAGGTCGCGTCCTGTCTCTTTGACGCGCTCTCCCTTCTAATCAGGTTTTTCTACGGAGAGACGAGATCCACCACATAAAAAATGAAGTGCCAAGAATTCCCGTGGGACTTTCTCGACGGCCTGATTTACGGGATCCAAGAGACCTCGTCGGATCCTGGGGGCATCATCGCCTTCTGGAAGCATCGTTGCCTCCTGGGACTTGAACGTGAGGAGGGAATTGCTGCCATTTTACAGGAATTTAGGCTCAATGAGTCCACATCCCGAGGAATTGCTGCATATCTACATCATTTTAGGCCCTTTTGCTTCAAGTCGAAGCGAAACGGGTGAAATTCCTGCAGTTTTGCAGGATTCCCTTTCTGGTGAAGTCGTCCATATCGAATTGCTGTATTCGTGCAGGATTTCGCTTACCGAATAGGCGTGTCTGGAGAAATCGTGAAGTTTTGCGGATTTCGCCTACAGGATAGATGTGTCTAGGGAAATCGTGCAGTTTTGCGGATTTCGCCTACCGGATAGATGTGTCTAGGGAAATTGTGCAATTTTCAGGCCGTTGGAAACCCCTGTTTTTTACGAAGGGGTGGAGATGTCCATTTTTCTACTCAAAACTTAGCTCAGAGCGTTTTAAGTCGATTTTTCTACGGAGAGACGAGATTCACCACATAAAAATGGGGTTCCAAACACTCCCACTTACTTTCTCAACAGCCTGAATAACACTGGACTTTCAGGAGAATGGCCGTATGGAGCCCACCATTCTGAGCAATGGGGAGAATATGTATAAGACGTTCAGCACAGACTTATTCCACCTTCATTTTCTATGTACACTGCACTGCACTTCCATCTTCACCTGCACCTGACTGGATGGGAGATTGCTTGTAAGCAGCTTCTTGCACCAAAAAAACTCCATCCGCGGAACCTCCCCAACCCGCTTGCGCGGTCCAGGTTGATTCCGAACGAATGGAGCCAACTTTCTTCAACTTACATATATTTGTATTGGGCGGCGACAAGGCCGTAGTACGTTCCTTGCTTCGCCATCAGTTCTTGATGGGTGCCCTGCTCCTGAATCACCCCGTGATCCAGGACGATGATGTTATCGCAGTGGCGAATCGTCGACAGCCTGTGAGCAATGATGAACGAAGTCCGGCCCTGCAGCAGTGTCTTCAGCGCCTCCTGGATCTTCAGCTCGGTCTCGGTGTCGATGCTGGCCGTCGCCTCATCCAGAATGAGAATGCGCGGATTCGCCAGCAGCGCCCGAGCGAACGAGAGCAATTGCCGCTGCCCCATGGAGAGCAGATTGCCCCGCTCCTGCACCTCGGTGTCATACCCGTCCTTCAATTTGACGATGAAGTCATGCGCGAACACCGCCTTGGCGGCCGCTTCGACTTCCGCATCCGTCGCATCAAGCCGTCCGAAGCGGATATTGTCGCGAATCGTGCCCGAGAAGATGAACGTATCCTGCAGCACGATGCCGATCTGGGAGCGAAGACTTTCCAGCGTCACATCCCGGATATCGATACCGTCAACGAGCACGCGACCTTCCGTCGGATCGTAGAACCGGCTGAGCAGGCTGATGATCGTGCTTTTCCCGGAGCCGGTATGGCCGACGAGAGCAATCGATTCGCCCGCTCTGGCGGACAGCGAGATGTTGCGCAGCGCCGGGCGGCCTTTCTCGTATTCGAACACAATGTTTTCGAAGCTCACATCGCCACGCACTTCCGGCATCTTCCGCGCATGCTCCTTCTCCGCGATGGTCGGGCGCTCATCCATGAATTCGAAGATGCGCTCCGACGAAGCCATCGCGATCAGCATCTGCGAATACATCTGGCCGAGCCGGTTGATCGGCTCCCAGAAGTTCCCGATATACTGTGCAAAGGCGAAGAGAATACCGACCGTAATCGCCTCGGTCTGCACGAGATGCGAACCGAGCATGAACAGGATGAACGCTCCGATAGCACTCGTAATCTCGATGACCGGGCCGAATGTCTGGTTCATGGCGGATGCCCGATCCCATGATTTCTTGTTGACCTGGTTCATGTGATCGAAATATTCCATATTCGCTTGCTCTTGCGTGTAAGCCTGCGTTACCCGGATGCCTTGAATCGCTTCGTTCAAGTGGGAGTTGATGCGCGACTGCTTAATGCGCACATCCTGCCAGGCGAACCGGATCTTTTTGCGCAGCTTGGTCGAGATCAGGAACATGATTGGGACCGTAATCATGACGGCGACCGCCAGCTGCACGTTCAGGAACAGCAAAATGATAATGATGCCAAGCAGCTGCAAGCAGTCAACGAGCGTATTAACGGCGCCATTCGTGAATAGATCCTGCAGCGAGTTGACGTCGTTGGTGATCCGTACGAGGACGGAACCCGCCGGACGCTTGTCATAGAAATGAAAGGACAGCTTCTGAATATGCTTGAACAGGTCGGCCCTCAAATCGTAAATGATCCGCTGCCCGATCACGTTCATGAACTTGATGCGGAACGCGTTGGCCGCCCACTGCACCAGGTACAGCCCGAATACCGTTCCGGCGATAATATAGAGCAGCCGTGTCGACGGATCCCCGACCGCCGGCTGTATTGCATGGTCAATCGCGTAGCTGATGAGGAACGGGATCGCCAGCTTCGTAATGGTGCCCAGCACCATCATGATGATGAGCACCGGCAGCAGCTGCTTGCGGTATGGCTTCATATAGACGAGCAAGCGGCGCATCTGGGCCCAGTTGAACGGCTTCTCGATGATCTCGTCATCCTGATAGACGAACCGGGATCGCTTCTGTGATGTATCCTGCGAATCCTCCCGCCCCTTCCGGCCGGCGGCAGCCGCTTCGTTCATCGCGCTCATGCTCTCACCTGCTCTCTCATGCCTGCAGCAGCGCCCTGCAGCTGGTCTGCATATTGAATATGATAGATATCCTGATAAGTGCCCGGCACCTGAATCAACTCGTCATGCGTGCCGCGTTGAGTAACCTCGCCTTTGTCGAGGACGATAATCTCATCCGCGTGGCGCAGAGACGAAATGCGGTGCGCAATGATGAAGACCGTGCGCCCCTTCATCACCTCTTGGAAGCCGGCCTGAATCTCATGCTCGGTCTCCATGTCTACCGCGCTGGTCGCATCGTCCAAAATAAGCACCTTCGGATCCTTCAGCAGCGCGCGAGCGATCGCGATCCGCTGCTTCTGGCCCCCGGAGAGGCCGAGTCCGCGTTCCCCGACAATCGTATCGTAGCCGAGCGGAA contains the following coding sequences:
- the parE gene encoding DNA topoisomerase IV subunit B: MVEQIDLFKQLPGNEGASENRNGEYGADDIQVLEGLVAVRKRPGMYIGSTSSSGLHHLVWEIVDNAVDEHLAKFCSQIDVTIHKDQSVTVRDNGRGIPTGMHKTGVPTPQVVYTVLHAGGKFGGAGYKKSGGLHGVGASVTNALSEWLVVEIYRDGHIHRQRFESWTDENGTEHVGEPVTGLEIIGNTNKTGTKVTFKPDAKVFHGNIHLSYDNLAERLQEIAFLNSGLKVILKDERTGKEDTFCYEGGASEFVRFLNEGKSVLNEVVHFAAEKDETEVEVALQYNDGYTETIASFVNSIPTRGGGTHETGFKTAYTRVMNEYARKNNLLKEKDKNLDGNDLREGMMAVINVKMSDVEFVGQTKDQLGSASARSAVDTVVSEHMSIFLEENPQVAQMLVKKALQASKAREAARKAREEVRSGKKRSESSNLNGKLTPAQSKDYTRNELFIVEGDSAGGSAKQGRDSRFQAILPLKGKPLNPEKAKLADILKNDEYRTIIHAIGAGVGTEFEAEESNYAKIIIMTDADTDGAHIQVLLLTFFYRYMKPLIDQGKVYIAQPPLYKITHKKGKHVSVRYAWSDEQLSNYMKQLGSSAEIQRYKGLGEMNPEQLWETTMDPETRTLLQVRIEDAAKAERRVSTLMGDKVEPRKRWIVENVDFAEFEE
- a CDS encoding GDSL-type esterase/lipase family protein: MQRRPISQLWSWIVIFGCLSTVLLIIGFGFGVADILRPASVPFTDKPEMKLPPVEETSRSKELLIASLGDSLTRGTGDGTGEGYVRRTVSLLKEGTDKPVTLLNNMGINGLRAEQLAERVEQESIGYVLKKANVILLTIGGNDLFQSAQSEQMSPSAMDERALLAKTEKGTADLKRILEGIRRWNQDALIVYVGLYNPFADLKEMRQIGNMVVQKWNDEAFRFINQDENMLLVPTSDLFQHNIGSYLSSDHFHPNGEGYQAIAERIVQSIR
- a CDS encoding ABC transporter permease, with translation MSSLLPLIQNETIKVLRKNRFYVILLILIIIIPVFTYAQMKIADNNREKFKQDWRLELQQRITDIQNSLGSDRVPEEWKKYRRIVLQQLQYNLDHDINPSDPNGVTFTRTFLDNAVTLFIPLLVMAIASDIVSSERSTGTIKMLLTRPIRRWKVLLSKWIVLMMFTGIIVLLTALLSYLISGLVFGYGGWTYPIFTGFSLTGTDVNFEAVHTVPSWLYLLMQLGLVWFSSLVVAALGFMISVLVRSTAASIVTLMATLIAGSILYNMASSWPTAKYLFMINLKLTDYLAGTPAPVEGMTLPFSLAVLTVWGAAGLIVAFRVFTKQDILN
- a CDS encoding ABC transporter ATP-binding protein is translated as MSAMNEAAAAGRKGREDSQDTSQKRSRFVYQDDEIIEKPFNWAQMRRLLVYMKPYRKQLLPVLIIMMVLGTITKLAIPFLISYAIDHAIQPAVGDPSTRLLYIIAGTVFGLYLVQWAANAFRIKFMNVIGQRIIYDLRADLFKHIQKLSFHFYDKRPAGSVLVRITNDVNSLQDLFTNGAVNTLVDCLQLLGIIIILLFLNVQLAVAVMITVPIMFLISTKLRKKIRFAWQDVRIKQSRINSHLNEAIQGIRVTQAYTQEQANMEYFDHMNQVNKKSWDRASAMNQTFGPVIEITSAIGAFILFMLGSHLVQTEAITVGILFAFAQYIGNFWEPINRLGQMYSQMLIAMASSERIFEFMDERPTIAEKEHARKMPEVRGDVSFENIVFEYEKGRPALRNISLSARAGESIALVGHTGSGKSTIISLLSRFYDPTEGRVLVDGIDIRDVTLESLRSQIGIVLQDTFIFSGTIRDNIRFGRLDATDAEVEAAAKAVFAHDFIVKLKDGYDTEVQERGNLLSMGQRQLLSFARALLANPRILILDEATASIDTETELKIQEALKTLLQGRTSFIIAHRLSTIRHCDNIIVLDHGVIQEQGTHQELMAKQGTYYGLVAAQYKYM
- a CDS encoding ABC transporter ATP-binding protein, which translates into the protein MSMDSSIVLSVQQVVKRIGRKSIINDVTLEVRAGEIFGFLGPNGSGKTTTIRMLVDLIKPTSGRIQVCGFDVNREPERALRYVGSIVENPEMYNFLTGWENLEHFARMMPELGPERIQEVVDIVGLSNRIHDRVKTYSLGMRQRLGIAQALLGRPKLLILDEPTNGLDPLGIKELRAFIRELADSGMAVFVSSHLLSEIQLMCDRVAIISRGKVLAVDDVERLLTGRNQFVIWQAQPAAKAREILERSGAVRFYSREEGVIDAAALVGLPEDAILTETAPERIAGLNRSLLDAGIEVEGIQRIMPTLEQLFLEITEGERIE